The Oculatellaceae cyanobacterium DNA window TTAGTAAATCTATTAAAGATGTGTGCAAGACAACAAAAGGTTGCTTACCCCGCATCGCAAATGTATAAGCGTTAGGAATGGGATGCTGGTGTACATATAACTGAGGTGGTTCTATATCCAAAACTTGGCAAGCTTCCACCAGCAATCTATGTATATGTGGCAGTTGTTGTTCACCCACCAGTACACTAGCGGCAATATTATTCAAGTAAAAAAATTGTTCTGCAACTGGCCCCAGGAAATTTCGCACTAGCAAATCCATTCCTGGTAGCTGTTTTAAGCTTTTCGTTGCTTCCAAATCTAGAGGATGACGAAATTGGTCTGCTGTTAGACCGATCAAAGGTGTTTTAGGGAACAACATAGAAAACCTGAATATATATAGAATTTAGCTACTGCTGTTGGGTTATCTAATGCAGGACTTACGCAAGATCACAGTAAAATTACGCTTGTAGGGGCGGGTTGCACCAAAAATTTATCCTTCCAAACCATTGATCTACATAAACCCACCCTGACAGAAGCGGATGATTTCTGCCTAAGTCCTATAGTGGTTAACCCAAGTGCGATCGCACTTTCTTACTAGGGTAGCTAATTAGCTATTAGAGAGTGGTCAGCACAATTAGGAAATGAAACTTTTATTATCTATAGCGGGATAATATTAGACTTATTGCAAAAATCAAAGTTTTACCCCCCTCAGTCCCCCCTTATAAAGGGGGGAAGAAAGAAGTTTCGCGATCGCCCCTTATCAAGGTAAGTAAAAAATTTGACTCCCTCCCCTTAATAAGGGGAGGGTTCGGGTAAAACACTTTTTAATTAACTGTCAAACAGCCAATTTTTCACCTTATTTAAACTTTTCCAATCAGGTTTTCTGGTTAAACCTTCATCAAGAGTTTCTCGAACTTGCTCTTTTAATTCGCTACTGTTGGCGATCATTTGTTGAATAACTTCAATGTGTTGCCGAACACCAGCTTGACCAGTTTCCAACATAGTCATGGCATAATTAATCCTCACTTGAGGATCGCTTGCGTCTAATTTAAGCCCTTTTTGAGCCGCTTTGTATGCTTGTGTTGGTTGATCGTTCAACATATATAACCAAGCAAGACAAGTCCAAGCAGCCGCCATTTTAGGGGCTTGATTGCAAATGTCTTTGAACAGGGGAATCAAGGTATCTGTGCCTTCACCTGCTTTGTAGCGTTCGATGCCAGTGTCGAAAAGAGAATTAACTTGCTCGGTCATTTAAAAACTATAGGTAAGAATTGATCGGGAAGGCAATAAAGGCAGGCAACATTAGCCCGCCTCACAAATGTTTTATTTTACTAACGGTTGTGTGCTAAAAATCTTAAACACCGAAAGACTTACCACAACCGCAGCTTTGAGCCGCATTAGGATTGGTGAACTGAAAACCACCACCAATCATGGCATTGCTGTAGTCCAGCACTAAACCATAGAGGTATAACAGACTCTTGGGATCGCAGACGATTTTAAAGCCGTCGTAGTCAGAAATATCATCGTCATCACGAATTTGGTCAGGATCTTGGAAATCCATCATGTAGGACATCCCAGAACAACCACCTTGGCGTACACCTACCCGCAAGCATAAGTCTTTCCCTTGTTGATCTCGCAAGGCAAGAACGTGCTTCAGTGCAGCTTCGGTCATTCTGATGCCTACTTGAGGCGAGTGGGTTGCTTGTGTCATTGATGCTACTTACTCCTAATGGCTGTTTACTAATAGATTCTTTAAGTTTGCCTGTTCACTGCTTAAAGTTGATCGGGATTCTAAGCTTGCAGGGTGTGAACCCGATTAATCAAACTTCCTTACTATCTATGTTAACTGGTTCAAACCCTTACCATAGAAATGACACCTAAGTAGCTCTCAACGAAGCATCTTTCAGTAAAAGAATCAATTGTGGGTTTAGCTTATGGAGACTATTTATGTTAGCTATCGGCTTAAAGACCTTGAGATTGTATTGTTGAAGAGGTGTATTTAATTTATAACTCGCCTGCCTCATTTTTTTATTATTTTAAGTAAGTATATGTCTGCTTTGAATCAGTCTACCCGTCGTCGGCTCAAAAACTTACACCAAGCCCATAGTGTGTGGGAAGGCGATCGCCGTCCAATATCGGGCTTGACAGATGATGATTTTGAAGACAATCGCGGTGGCGAGTGCATTGTCTGGGTAGATGGCGTGGAAGGCGTTGTGCGGGGAATGGAAGTTGTGCCATCGGAAATGGGCCCAGAAGCGATCGTGCGGACTTTGCTTAAAGCAATGGAACATCCCCAAAGTCCTGCTACTCCAGCACGACCTCAGAAAATTGTAGTCCGCGATCGCGAAATTCAATTTTATCTGCGCGGAGTACTTCAAGATTTAGATATTGCTGTTGAATACGCTTCAGAACTACCCCTGATTGATGAATTGTTTCGGGGGTTTCAACAGATGGCTAGTGGTAGACCGCCTAAAATTCCACCTAAATATGCGGATCTGTTGATGGCAAAATCTTACCAAATTTGGGAAGCAGCACCTTGGGAAGTTTTAGCAGATCATCAAATCATCTCCATTACCCTCAATCAGTGGGACATCGAAACGCTGTATGCCGCAGTGATGGGGATGATGGGGATGGAGTACGGCATTTTGTTTTACCGTTCAATAGATTCTCTCAAGCGTTTTCGTGCTGCGGCGATCGCAGAAGAATCTTTTGAACAGATGGAAGAAGCTTTCTTAGGGCAAGATTGTTTGTTTGTCACCTTTGAAAGTTTAGATGAGGATGATGATGCTGATGAGGATGAAGAAATTGATTATGCTGACCTGTCAGTTTCAGAAATTCAACCTAATTTTGGCACAATTCATCCGTTTGAGGGAATGCGACCATTTTTATATGAAGAAGAAGCGATCGCACTTTATGTGGCAATAGAAGCTTTGCAAAAGTTTATCCAAGGATCTGCACGACAACTCTCAGCCGAAATTTTACCCAAAATTAATAAACGTATACGCATCCCCTTACCTCCAGAAACTGGATCTCAGGAAACGATATCTATACAGGTGTCAACCTTACCTGAGTTTGAGGCAGAACTATTACAGATGATTGAATCTGCCGCAATTGACGATGAGGATGATGATGATGACGACGACGATGAAGATCTTTCAGTACCTTTACGAGAAGACTTAGTACCTAAAGATGCCTTAAAAAGTTTGGATATAATGCCTTGGGAAAAAATGGCATCTTTAAGAAAGAGTGTTGATTACTATCAGCATCAAGATGTTAAAGAAGCAGGTGAAGGTATGCCTGTAGTATTAATTCAAACTACCCTCCCCAAAGGAAAAGCTTTAATTGAGCAAATCAAAGCTGATGGTGGATTAAAAGGGATTTGCTTTAACCCTGGAGAAGACCCCTTCGCAGAGGAGAATTATGATTTGGGGATTCTCCAAACGGAAAATGGCAATATGTACTTGTTTGGCGAGTTTAGTCAAGATGATGCGCTACATCTTGTTGCAAAAAAGAAGTGGGATCAGCGTTGCAAGAAAACTCAAGGCTATTGCGGTTTAATTATTGCTAAAGGACTTACGGGGGCTGCGCGTGGTAATCCTCAACCAAAGGATATGATGGCTTTGTTTGAAACGCGATCGCTCTCGGTTAAAGAATTAGGGTTAGGTCTACTTCAACTTATGTCACATTTTGATTTTGAGTAAAAATGAAAAAGGCAATCAATTAGCAAAAAATCTCCTTCAAAGCCAAACTAATCCATTTTTTCAGGAGGTCGATATGGCTTTCAGTAGTTATAAAAATATTGGCGAAGTTCTCAAAGTATTTCAGATTATTTATACTGAAGCAAACTTTATTGTTGAAACTCAGTTTAATATTTCTGATTACTTCAGAGCAGATTTAGCATTTGTCACACAGGAGGGAGTTGTTGATAATTCAGAGTTTGCTATTTGTGAAAACTTAATCTATCCGGTTTTGAAAGAAGTTTGGAAATGCTATTACAGCAATTTTGTTTTGTGGAGTCATCAATCTCTCACTTACGATCAGAATCTTTCGGGCTTTCCTGAGTATATCTTGGCAAAACGTTCTCCTCTCGGAAAAGTCGTGTTTGAAAAACCTTACTTTTTATTAGTTGAGGCAAAGCAAGATAAATTTGATGAAGGATGGGCGCAGTGCCTAGCGGAAATGGTGGCAGCACAACGACTTAATGATGAATTTCAAATCATCATATTTGGGATTGTTTCCAATGGCGATCGCTGGCAATTTGGTAAGCTTGAAGGCAAAATATTTACTCGCAATCAAACTTTTTACACAATTCAGGAGCTAGATAAGTTATTTGCTGCTGTCAACTATGTTTTTAAACAGTGTGAAGCCCAGCTAAATAATCTAGTAGTTGCTTAGTTGAATAGATTCCTGTGAATGATTATTTGAGAAGATTGCCAAATAATTTTAAAATTTGTAAAGAAACACCAAAAGGATAGACGGAATGCGCGTTGCAATTGTTGGGGCGGGACTAGCTGGCATGGCGACAGCAGTTGATTTAGTCGATGCTGGTTACTCAGTAGAAATATTTGAATCTCGCCCCTTCGTTGGCGGCAAGGTTGGCAGTTGGATAGATGCAGACGGCAACCACGTTGAGATGGGTTTGCACGTTTTCTTTGGTTGCTACTACCAGCTTTTTGACTTGATGAAAAAGGTGGGCGTATTGGATAAATTACGCCTGAAACAACATACTCACAGTTTTATCAACAAAGGCGGTAAAACAGGGGAATTAGATTTTCGCTTTATTACAGGTGCGCCGTTTAATGGTTTAAAGGCATTTTTTACTACATCCCAACTATCGCTACAAGATAAAGTACAAAATGCCCTAGCGTTAGGAACTAGCCCCATAGTGCGCGGCTTAATTGACTTTGAGGGCGCGATGAAAAATATCCGCGACCTTGATAAAATTAGCTTTGCGGATTGGTTTCGCAGCCACGGCGGTTCTGATGGCAGCATTAAGCGGATGTGGAACCCAATTGCTTATGCACTTGGTTTCATCGACTGTGAAAATATTTCTGCCCGTTGTATGCTGACTATCTTCCAGTTTTTTGCAGCCAAAACAGAAGCATCTGTGTTGCGAATGTTGGAAGGTTCCCCTTCTGAGTATTTGCACAAACCGATTATTGAATATTTAGAAGCAAAAGGCGCGAAAATTCATACCCGTCGTAGAGTAAGAGAAATTAAATTTACAGGAGTTGGGGAAGAAACGCGCGTAACTGGTTTAGTAGTTGCTCAAGGGGAAACAGAAGAAACTATCATTGCTGATGCGTATGTTTGCGCCTGTGATATCCCTGGAATTCAGCGAGTGTTGCCCCAAGAATGGCGCAAGTGGTCTGAATTTGACAATATCTATAAATTAGATGCTGTTCCAGTAGCTACAGTACAACTGCGGTTTGATGGTTGGGTGACAGAATTACACAATGCAGAGGAACGTACACAGCTAAATCATGCTGCTGGAATTGATAATTTGTTGTATACGCCTGATGCAGATTTCTCTTGTTTTGCTGATTTAGCTTTAACAAGTCCTTCTGATTATTACAGAGAGGGACAAGGTTCGTTGTTGCAGTTGGTATTAACTCCAGGCGATCCTTTTATTAAACAAAGTAATGAAGCGATCGCACAACACGTCCTCAAGCAAGTTCACGAACTTTTCCCCTCTTCGCGCGAATTGAACATGACTTGGTACAGCGTCGTTAAGCTTGCTCAATCTTTATACCGCGAAGCGCCTGGTATGGATGCTTACCGTCCAGCACAAAAAACCCCAATTGCTAATTTCTTCCTGGCTGGTAGTTATACACAACAAGATTACATCGACAGCATGGAAGGCGCTACTATTTCAGGAAGACAAGCTGCTAAAGTGATTCTGGAAAATGCTAATAATTTTGTAATGCGATCGCCTGTAACTACAGCTTGAAGTTAGGCAACACATAGAGACGTTATATCCAACGTCTCTGCAAACCATCCCCAATATCAACTCAAATTTAAAATTACATGGCTGATTTGCTAGAGCATAGTGTACAAGTAGAGGTTGATGCTCCAATTGACCTAGTGTGGAGTTTATGGTCTGATTTGGAGCAAATGCCCAAGTGGATGAAGTGGATTGACTCTGTTAAAGTTTTAGACGACGATCCAACGCTTTCTCGCTGGAAACTAGCTACTGGTGGTTTGGAATTCACTTGGCTTTCCCGCACTTTGAAAGTAATACCCCACCAAATTATCCAATGGGAATCTGTGGATGGGTTGCCCAATCAAGGTGCAATTCGCTTTTATGACCGTAAGAACGGTAGCATTGTCAAAATGACTATTTCTTATGCTATTCCTGGTTTTCTTGGTAAGATCATGGATAATCTGTTTTTGGGGCGTGTGGTTGAGTCTACTATTCAAGCAGATTTAGAGCGGTTTAAAGAATACGCACTGCAAGCAAAATCACAATTATAAAAACGGTCATCACTAACTCTTCTCTCTTCTCCCTTCCCTCCTCACTCAAAAAACAGGCACAATAATTAAAGTAGGCGATCGCAACCTGGCTAGAGGTAGGTCAAAATGTCTATTAAAAGATTTAATTCGGGTGTCGGACTAATTTATGTATTAGTTGTCTTATTTTTCATCAGTCTAATTTTTGCTATTCTGCGGGCATTACTCCCCCTACTGATAGTTTTAGGGGCAGCAGGTGGTTTGTGGTGGTTTTGGAATCGTAATCAACTGCAAAAGCGCCAGCAGCAGCGCTTTCTTAATTCTGTTTTTAACCAAATTCTTACAGAAAATCAAGGGCGTGTGACTGTTTTTGATTTTGCTATGAAAACCGATTTAAAGCCAATTCATGCTAGACAATTTTTAGATGAATGGGCAAAAGAATGTTCTGCTCATTTTGACGTGACTGAGGAAGGTAATATTGTCTACTACTTCCCAATGGGTACATCATCCTTCCCATTTCAAAATGAACAATAAACCATAACTTTACATATATTCATCAAAGCTAAATAATTTTAAATGATTAGGGTTAGCAAGCAGTTCTTTTGCTAACAAGTAACCAGCTATTGACCAAGTTTGATTTTTTCTAGCTTCTTTACCAATAAGTCTGCCAGTTTTTCCATCATAATATTCTGCCCATCCATCCTTACTTAAGCTTTTTTCTGCTATTTCAATTGCTTTAGCAGCAACCTCACCTTTGCCAATTTTTTGCGCTGCGGCTGTTAGCATCCACATTAATACAGGCCAGTTACCGCCATTATGATAAGACCAAGGTTTATTTTTAGGATCGCATCCAGTAAGCAACCGCCATTCTATATCTTCCAATGCTGGAAAACAAATTTTCATTGGCATATTGCCTATTAAATCATCCCATCTTTCTATAATTAAATTAAAAATTGCTTCTGACTGCTGCTTAGTAGTTAGTGAAGCAATAATTGCTATTAAATTACCAACAGCAAAAAAACGACAGTCTATTTGAGATGGCCCTAAATTACCTGCTAAATAACCGCCAGATGATGGCAGCCATTCAGTTAAATTATGGAAAGGAATAGAATCTGAATAAATATTAAACCGATTAAGAGCGTGTTCTCCATACTCCTCAACTTTATAGCGATAAATGGTATTTAAGCGTTGAGGATCTATCCAATAATTATCTCTAATATGGTGCAGTAATAAATTAATATGATTATCTAGTATTTTAATTATTTTTTGATTATCTTTGTTAGGATATAGTAATTCACGGGCAGCGCATAAGCCTGCGTAAAATAAAGATTGAATATCCAAGGGATATCCATACATTCCCATCCGCCGATCAATCATACTCGCGCCATCTGGGACTAATAGCGTCGGGTACATATCAAATTTTGTTACCAAGCAAAGATCTAAAATTAATCTAATACCTTCTTGGAAATCATCTCGATAAACTAATTCAGTATCTTTGCTCGCGTGTACATAAGCACGTAATAAAATCATCCACCACAGACAAGAATCAACAGGGGCAACTCTCGCGATCGCGTGTTCACCAAAATCAGCTTTTAACTTTTCTTGTCCATCAACTACTTCTACTTTGAAACTAGCTGCTATTAAACCTCGCGCAGGTTTAGAAGAATCAAATTGTTTTTCTTTTGGTTGTAATTGTAAGGTTACTTCTAAGAAATTGCGAACAATTTCTGTTCTACCTTTAATTAGAAATACCAGTGCTGAAGAAATGAAATCGCGGATAAAACATTGATCATAATTAAGCGCAATTAGCTCTTGATCGCAAGCGGCAACTGTCCCGACAGGACGGTTTTGATAATAAATAATAGATTTTTCGAGTAATTGTTCAGCTTCTTCTAACAGTAATTTTTCTATTATCATATCTAGATGATTTATTTTGGTTGAATATTAATTTCTACCACGTTGGGTCAGAATAGAGGTTGATAGTCAAATGCGATCGCCCTGCTGGTACGGCTGAAATGCAAGCACATATAGCCTCACCATCATCTAGTTCTACCTCGCAAGCATGGCAAGACCCCATTAAACAACCTGTAGGTATGCACACACCAGCACGTTGAGCAACCTGAAGTAGAGGTTCTCCTGGTTCAGCTTCAATTACTACTTCATCTGGTAAAAATTCTATACTAACACTCATATATGCTCAATGTTTTTCAATAGAATTTGGTAACAATAGAGTCAGGTCTAAATAAGTTTCAACTGTATCTGCTAAAGAATTTAGTATTTCTTCCCTCTGTTCCTCATAATTAGGAACAACTGTAGGTAAATCTTTTAATCCTCGCTGCTGACGGAGATAATTTAACCAAGTACGCCTCCAAGCACCATTATCAAAAATACCGTGTAAATAAGTACCCCATACTGATTGATTAAGATCCACAATCCCTAAATTGTTATCATCAAACAAATATTGATAATGATTGGATGACACTACTTTTTCAGGTAATAACTCAGTGTTACCTTGATGAATTTCATACCCAGTAACAGGTAAATCAGCGTGAGGATATTGAGACTTTACTGAGCGTTGACGAGCAATTTTATCTCCTGTCATTACAGTTGTTAATGGTAACAATCCTAAACCATTACAGACTTTTGTATTACTCTCAATTCCTTGTGGGTCTGAGATTAGTTTACCTAACATCTGAAAACCGCCACAAATTCCCAAAATTGTACCGCCTGTGGCGATGTAATTTTGCAATTGTTCTGCCATACCAGTTTCTTGCAATACCATTAAATCAGCAATGGTAGTTTTAGAACCAGGAATAATTACTGCATCTGGATGTCCCAGAGTATCTTTGGGGGCAATATATTTCAGCTTAACACTAGGTTCTGCTTCTAGTGGGTCAAAATCCGTAAAATTAGCAATTCTTGGTAGGCGGATTACTGTAATATTAAGATCAGTATTAGTTTTTCGGGAGCGACGATCAAGTAAATCTAAAGAATCTTCTGATGGGAAGATTTGGTCAATCCAGGGAATTACACCAATAACGGGAATACCAGTATATTCTTCTAGCCAAGTTATACCAGATTCAAGAAGCGATCGCTGTCCTCTAAACTTATTAATTACTACACCCTTAATTAATGCTCGTTCCTCTGGTTCCAACAACTGCAAAGTACCGACAACATGAGCAAAAGATCCACCTCTATCAATATCTACTACTAGCAGCGTTGGTGCATTCAAATACCGCGCTACGCGCATATTAGTTAAATCACGGTGTTTGAGGTTAATTTCTGCCGGACTACCCGCACCTTCACAAACAACTAAATCAAATTTTTCAGATAAAATTTGTAGTGATTCTTGAATTGCCTGCCAACCTAAATCAAAATATTTCTCATAATAATCAACAGCAGTAACTGTACCTACAGCTTTCCCCTTCAGAATTATCTGAGAAGTCATATCTCCTTGGGGCTTAAGTAAAATTGGGTTCATCTCTATTGTTGGTGTGACACCAGCAGCCCAAGCTTGCACCGCCTGGGCGTGACCAATTTCTCCCCCAGTAGCAGTAACATAGGCATTTAAAGCCATATTTTGCCCTTTAAAAGGAGTCACCCGCCAACCGCGTCGTGACAAAATCCGACAAATAGCAGCACAAAGTAGAGATTTTCCTGCGTGGGAAGTTGTTCCCACTACCATAATTGCTTTCATTATTTAGCTATCAGCTTTAATATTTTTTAATGAAATGACAAGTTTATAACCTAGCTGATTATAAGCTAAATATGATTGTTTTTCAGATCAATATGTTGGCAAGTAATCTGAATTTAAAGTCTCTTCTAAAGTAAATGGGGACTCACTAGGCAAGATATCCAGTTTAGACTTAAATGCAGCATCTTCTAAAGCATCTTGATAACATTCAATAAAAATTTTTTCTGCATAATATTTCAAGCTTGGGCTATCTCTAAGTAATTTTTTAATTTGTCGGCGCTGTTCTTTAATTGTCAGCAACCAACCTCTAGCATTAGTTTCTCTTTCAGGTTCCCAATAAGCAAGTTTTAGCAGATGTTCTAACAAAACAGTTAAGCGATTTTCTAATTCTCGCTTATCGGAATTACCCAAACTTTCTAATTCCTCTACTAAATTATCCCAGTCAACAAGGTTAAAGTTTCCAGAGCGAATTTGGTTAGCTGTTTTTTCGATCCACAGGCAATAATCTTCCTCATAAAGACTATGCTGTGGGGTGACTGATGAAAGTTGTTGATTTACCATCTTAAATTGGTAGCCTTAACCAGCGAGTTAATGTATTAGATAGGCGGTCTAGTAAAGATGGTGCAGGTATGGTAGCACCATTTTGCTCGTATTTTTCTACTAGCTGGCGACCTAGCGGTGTGAGGCGAAAACTATCAGTAATGCCTTGTCCGTCTACTTCGCGGCGTAAAATGCCTACTTGAATTAACCAAACTAAAGCATTTTCTGCTGCTAATTCCGATAAAGGGCGTTTAGTGTAATTATGTTGCACACCAGACTCAGATGCGATCGCCTGTATTGGCACACTCGTAGAACCCATACAAGCAAATAGATGCAACTGGAAAGGCAAACAGCGCATCGCCCTTTCTGCCCGTGCTACAGTGCGACTAGAATATTGAAATAATTGCGGGTTTTTAGGCTGTGTAGAAATCATGTGAACTGTTAGTAATTTAATACTGACTCTTTCTTAAGTCTGGCAAATTCTAGTTTTTTAATTTTCAGGCATGGAAACTACCAGAATTGAGTAGTAACCACTACATCAGAGCCAACCTTATTGTAAAACCATAGACCTCGTATCCTTAGTCGATAAAATCTTTGATACCATCTGCGTTTATCTGCGGTTAATCTGCGCCTCTTTAAAACCAAATAAAAATTTTTGCAAGAAGTGTCATGTAAAATTTAGAATTGCTAAAACAAAAATTTTAAACAAGGGAACGCAATCAATGGCATTAGCAGTTGGCACAACAGCACCAGGATTTACAGCAAAAGATACCAACGGCAACACCGTCTCATTATCTAATCTTGCAGGTAAAAAAGTAGTTTTGTATTTCTACCCCAAAGATGATACTCCAGGCTGCACTAAACAAGCTTGTAGCTTTCGAGATAATTATTCAGAATATCAAGGCAAAGATATTGTGGTGCTAGGAATCAGCAAGGATGATGAAACCTCTCACCAAAAATTTACCGAAAAATACAATCTGCCATTCCCTCTACTTGCTGATGTTGATGGCAGTATCATCAAAGCTTATGACGTAGATGGCGGCGGTTATGCCAAGCGCGTCACATACGTAGTTGATGAAAACGGCAAAATTATTCACGTTGATTCCAGTGTCAAAACTGATACCCATGCCAGCGATATTTTAGCTGCTGTCGGTGCTTAATCAAAATAGGGGTAGGTTTAACAAATAAGTTGTTGTAGAAACAAAAATAATTTGCTAAACCCACCCCCACCATTAGCCTGTATTTCATCGAATTTCAAACCGATGTAAAAGTAGGGCTAGGGATAACCTTAGCTCTACTAATTAGTTTTTTGTGGCACAGAAGATCCCGATCCGGTGGCTGAATTTTGGTTCATCTTACGAATCATTTCTAATTGTTGCTTCCTGAAATCATCAGCCGCGCTATTAAGATTTGTACGCTGTTCCGCCGAAAACTCATCATAAGTGCGGAGAGTACCCAAATTAGCACGATGAATCAAATCTAAGGGATTAAAACCGCCATTATTTGCGCCTGTTAAGGGGTCTTGCTCCTGAGTTTTAAATTCATCGACTTGGGTAGGATATGTAGGGTATGTTGCTTGCGCCCAAGATGCTTGAGGCAGCAAGCAGGATGCAACTCCTATACCAGCTAAGACACTTAAGGATGTCCTAGAAAACAGTTTTGTTAAGATGGGAGATAATTGGTTTTTCATCGTCATAGCCCAGTTTTGTAAAAGCTATGATGATTTTATCTCATGCGAATCGGCGGCGTAGTAGTGGTTGAATTGCGGTTAACGCTACTGTGGTAAATCCTAGCAGTACCAGTAGGGAGCCTCCGAAGGTAACAGCGCCCCAAGGCGCTTGCATGACTACGCTGCCCAATGTCCAGTTGGTATGGGTATATAGATAGCGGATAGGCTCGATGGCATAACTTAAAGGATTAAGAGTAGCTACAATTTGTAACCATTGGGGCATAAAGGATAAAGGCGCAAGGGCAGTACTAGCAAATAGCAGTGGTAAGTTGGTGACAAAAATTACTGCAATTAGCTCAATATGACCTGGTAAAGCAAAAGATAAACCCAAGCTTAAAGCAGTAACACCCACAACTAGCAACAAGATAATTAAAGCAATCATCCCCAAACCTAAGAGATTAGGTAAACCTGTACCTAGTAAGGCACTGGCTGTCACAATTGCGGCTGTCTGAATAAAGCTGAGGGCGATAATATAAATTGCTGATGCCGCCACAATTGAATATCGTGATACTAGAGGTGCAACCAGCAAGCGGTTGAGAAACCCAAATTCTCTGTCAAACATTACGGGTAAACCAGCATTTAAAGCGCCAGCAAAAGCTGTAAAGACAATCACGCCAGCGCCTAAAAACTTGCCGTAAGTTAAATCGTTACCAAATAACCCTTGAGGGGCATTTTGAAACAGCGCCCCGAATAAAAACAGCCACATCAACGGCTGAATTACCCCAGCAATTAATGTGGAAGGACGGCGTTGCAATTGAATAAACAAACGTTTTGTTAAAGCGAGGGTTTCTTGAATAAACTCACTAAAAGCACTAGGTGTACCACCGCTTTGTAGCTGTGTCACCTGTGGTTGCAAGCTGACATTGGATGGAGGA harbors:
- a CDS encoding ABC transporter permease, producing the protein MSQTITPPSNVSLQPQVTQLQSGGTPSAFSEFIQETLALTKRLFIQLQRRPSTLIAGVIQPLMWLFLFGALFQNAPQGLFGNDLTYGKFLGAGVIVFTAFAGALNAGLPVMFDREFGFLNRLLVAPLVSRYSIVAASAIYIIALSFIQTAAIVTASALLGTGLPNLLGLGMIALIILLLVVGVTALSLGLSFALPGHIELIAVIFVTNLPLLFASTALAPLSFMPQWLQIVATLNPLSYAIEPIRYLYTHTNWTLGSVVMQAPWGAVTFGGSLLVLLGFTTVALTAIQPLLRRRFA